ATAAAAATCAAACGCTATATTTCCCCAAGAGTCCATGGCTGAAAACCCTAACAGAAAGGGGAATCATGTCAACTTTGTATTTCTTTTCTTCTTAATTTGGTATAGAAAGTACAAGAATAAACAAATAAGTATGAATCCGATAGTTTGGTTGTAATACGATAACATAACAACGATTTGGTTCCAGTTGGTTCCCAAAACTGAACCGCCAAAAAGGAGGATCCCACACCAGAGGGAGATGGCAATCGTATACAATGAAACAAATTTAATGATGTTCATTTTGCTCATTCCAGCAACAATAGAAACAAAGAATCGAATTCCGGCTGAAAATCTAGAAAGTAAAACTACCACAATTTCATGCCTTCGAAACCAAATCAAAGTCTTACGTAAATTCTCTTCCTGATAAAGAGCAGATAAAAAAGGGAACCGCGATCGTTTTAGAAAATGAAGGATCCTCTCCCCAAAAAAATACATGACCAGGGCACCAAGTAGGTTTCCGAGAAACGTAGCCATCACTACAGAAACAAATGACAAAGGTGAGCCAGCACTGGATGCCAAAAATCCGGAAAAAACTGTGACCGTGTCACCAGGCCAAGGTGGGAATACATTCTCCAAAAAGTTTGAAAAACAGAAGAAAGCCCATAATACGAGGGGTGGTAACTCTAGAATCCGAGTCAGAAAGGCATCAAACTGTAAGAAATCCAACACAACGAAAAAGATATCGATTCTCTAACGAAGGCAACAAAGATTTAAAAAAATGAATGGAAGGAATCACTAGTCCCACATTTGCTTTCCGTAATGCTTCGAATTTTGCCTATTTTATTGCTTTTTCTCTGGGCTTGTACTCCTACCACCCAAACAGAAGTCTATCGCTTCGATCAAATCATAGTCACAAAATACCCAACAAACGCACCACCTGCTTTCCCGCAGTCGTTCTTCCCTGAAAATGCCGAATTCCTTCAATCGAGTGAATTCAAAACAAGCCACATTCATACCAAAGAAGCCTATATTTTAGTGGAGTCGAAAGAAAGTAAGGAAACCATTCTCAAACGCATTGAAACCCGAGCCTCCCAAGGTGATTGGAAACTCATAGACAAAATCGAAAAAAATGGGGAGATCACTTATTTATTGGAAGGTTTTATCAAAAAATCGCTCTCCATCGTTGTCTCTGAAAACGATGGTTCTTCCCGTTATTTACGATTTTACTTTAGAAAACATTCCAGTTACTAACGATGAATTGGATTAAAAACAAAAACGAAATTATTGTCTACCTCCTACTCAGTGCCATATTTATAGGAACTTGTTTTACATTATTTTTTGTATTCAAACCTTTTCTTTGGGCGAGCTTCCTTGCCATTTTGTTTTACCTTACAACAAGAAAGATTCATAAAAAACTAAAAAATTTACTCGGCGTTAAGTTTCATGGTCTTTCTCCCTATATCATGGTGATCCTTATGCTTGCGGGAGTGTTTATCCCTTCCTACTTGATAGTTTCCACTTTGATTCGAGAGTCATTAAACTTAGTCAGTTACATCAGAAACCAACTCACAGAAGAATCCATAGTTGCTTTGTTACTCAATAGCCCGATGCTGACAGACTTCTTTACAGAAAATGAATTTTTTTGGATCAAACTTCCTTTGTTGTACCGGGAATATGTCGGGCAACATATGGATATCTTAAACTTAGATTCCATTTATAGTTTACTCAAAAACTCTTCTGGTTTTTTACTCGGTTCGTTTGAAGTGCCTGGTGCCATCATTTTTAATGCATTTTTTACATTCATTCTGCTTTTCTTTTTATATAAAGAAGGAAGTCGGATGGAACATGCACTTTTTGTTTTGCTTCCTTTCCCCACGGAAATTGAAGAAAGACTGGGCAGGCGCATTGAAGAAGCCATTCGCACTGTAATGATGGGAAACCTATTTATTTCCCTGATACAAGGAGCACTCGTCTACGTATTGTTACTCTTTACTTCTGTTTCCAATAAGTTTTTACTTTCGAGTATCGCCACCATTTTCTCACTCATCCCTGTTGTGGGAACATCGGTTGTTTGGTTACCTATTGGTTTGTACATTGGACTTGTGCAAGAAAACTGGACGGGAAGTGTTCTCTTTATGATTGCCGGTGGCGCAAGTTATTTGATTTTAGAAAACTTAGTAAAACCAAAAATTTTGGATAAAAAATTAAAAACACATCCGTTTTTAATTTTCCTTTCTCTTATTGGCGGTTTACAAGAGTTTGGTGTCGCTGGGATCATCATTGGGCCAATGGCTTTGACACTTGTCATCATCCTTTGGGATTTTTGGAAAATCTTTAGAGAGACCCGTTTTCAAACAATTTAGATGGAAGCAAGTGATAGTTCCCTTAGTGTAAGTGATGTCAATCGGCTGATCAAAGCCAAACTCCAAGATTCATCCGAATTCAAAAACATTTGGGTACGAGGAGAGATATCCAACCATTCGCAAACCAATAGTTCGGGTCATATGTATTTTTCTTTAAAAGATCAGGCAAGTGTGATCAAATGTGCTTTTTTCTCCTTCCAAGCCAAAAACTATCGCGGAACACCTCTTAGGAATGGAATGGAGATTTTGGTTTATGGTTCTGTTTCTGTTTATGAACCTGGTGGGTATTATAGTTTAACAGTTCAAAAGATTGAAGAAATTGGAGAGGGGGACATCCTCCTCAAAATTGAAAAATTAAAAAAAGCACTTTTGGATAAAGGGATTTTTGATGCCACACACAAACGCCCTCTTCCTAAATTCCCCAAACGCCTAGGCATTGTTACCTCTCCCAAAGGGGCAGCTGTAGAAGATATCATTCGAATTGCAACCGACCTAAACCCTTCCATTCAAATTTTGGTTTCCCCTTGCCTAGTCCAGGGAGATGGAGCAGAAGTCTCTATCATCGAAGCCATCAAAGAACTGAATGATCCCAAATGGGAAGTGGATGTGATCATTGCGGGCCGGGGCGGTGGTTCTTTCGAGGATCTAATGGCTTTCAACCAAGAAGCAGTGGTCATGGCCTACTACCAATCCAGGATTCCCATTATCTCAGCTGTGGGCCATGAGATTGATAGAGTCCTCACTGACCTTGCGGCAGATGCCACAACTCCCACTCCTACAGCCGCAGCAAAACTTGCCATTCCCAATGTTTCTGACACCCTCATCCGTCTAGATGAAATGGAAGATCGGATTGGATCGGCACTAACAAACGTAATCCGAATTGGAAAAGAAAAGTGGGCCGGTGTTGTGTCAAGGCCTGTATTTCAAAATCCGAAAACTCTTTTAGAAATCAGATCCACAGCACTCGAGGAACTAATGACAAAGATTTCACTCCTCGGAAAAAACTATTTGGTTCGCAAGGAAAGTGAATTCCAAAGATTGGATAATCTATCGCAAAAATGGAAATCCTACTTAGAAAGAATTCACAACAAATTTACTCTCGCAGAACAAAGACTAGAACACTTTTCTCCACTGGGAACTTTGAAACGTGGATATTCTGTTGTTCGTAACCAAAACAAACAAGTCATATCCTCCATTCATAATAGCAAAGTTAATGAAAGTTTAGAAGTATTCCTCTCCGATGGAAAACTTCTAGTAGAAGTAAAAGAAAAAATATAGGAATCGAAAATGGTAGAGAAAAAATCGATTAGTTTTGAAGAAGCACTTCGTGAATTAGAAGACATTGCTGAAAAATTAGAAAGAGGAACCCTTTCCTTAGAAGATTCCATCAAGGCCTATGAAAGAGGAATGGAATTAAAGAAGGTTTGTTCTGAACGACTTGTGGATGCAGAAGCAAAAATAGAATTTTTATCCAAAGCACCGAGTGGCGAAATCGTAAAATCTGCGGTCAAAAAAAAGAAAGAAGATGGGCCGTCAAAACCAGTGGAAGAAGATTTATTTTAAAGAATGAGTTTCCAAGCAGTTTTCATTGTTGGTTACCTACTCATAACGATCGCCATTGGAGTGTATGCGGCAAAAAAAGTCAAAAACTCTCGTGACTTTATCTTAGCCGGCAGAAGCCTTCCCCTTCCTATCTCTACTGCCGCCCTTTTTGCAACTTGGTTTGGAAGTGAAACCATCCTTGGTTCGTCCGTTGAATTTGCTAAAGGAGGGTTTTTATCTGTCATCCAAGACCCGTTTGGCGGAGCCCTTTGCCTTTTTTTACTCGGTCTCGTTTTTGCAAAGTACCTCTACCGAATGCAAATTCTTACCTTTGGAGATTTTTACAGAAACCGGTATGGAAAGA
The sequence above is drawn from the Leptospira sp. WS4.C2 genome and encodes:
- a CDS encoding AI-2E family transporter: MNWIKNKNEIIVYLLLSAIFIGTCFTLFFVFKPFLWASFLAILFYLTTRKIHKKLKNLLGVKFHGLSPYIMVILMLAGVFIPSYLIVSTLIRESLNLVSYIRNQLTEESIVALLLNSPMLTDFFTENEFFWIKLPLLYREYVGQHMDILNLDSIYSLLKNSSGFLLGSFEVPGAIIFNAFFTFILLFFLYKEGSRMEHALFVLLPFPTEIEERLGRRIEEAIRTVMMGNLFISLIQGALVYVLLLFTSVSNKFLLSSIATIFSLIPVVGTSVVWLPIGLYIGLVQENWTGSVLFMIAGGASYLILENLVKPKILDKKLKTHPFLIFLSLIGGLQEFGVAGIIIGPMALTLVIILWDFWKIFRETRFQTI
- a CDS encoding exodeoxyribonuclease VII small subunit, coding for MVEKKSISFEEALRELEDIAEKLERGTLSLEDSIKAYERGMELKKVCSERLVDAEAKIEFLSKAPSGEIVKSAVKKKKEDGPSKPVEEDLF
- the xseA gene encoding exodeoxyribonuclease VII large subunit → MEASDSSLSVSDVNRLIKAKLQDSSEFKNIWVRGEISNHSQTNSSGHMYFSLKDQASVIKCAFFSFQAKNYRGTPLRNGMEILVYGSVSVYEPGGYYSLTVQKIEEIGEGDILLKIEKLKKALLDKGIFDATHKRPLPKFPKRLGIVTSPKGAAVEDIIRIATDLNPSIQILVSPCLVQGDGAEVSIIEAIKELNDPKWEVDVIIAGRGGGSFEDLMAFNQEAVVMAYYQSRIPIISAVGHEIDRVLTDLAADATTPTPTAAAKLAIPNVSDTLIRLDEMEDRIGSALTNVIRIGKEKWAGVVSRPVFQNPKTLLEIRSTALEELMTKISLLGKNYLVRKESEFQRLDNLSQKWKSYLERIHNKFTLAEQRLEHFSPLGTLKRGYSVVRNQNKQVISSIHNSKVNESLEVFLSDGKLLVEVKEKI
- a CDS encoding DedA family protein, with protein sequence MLDFLQFDAFLTRILELPPLVLWAFFCFSNFLENVFPPWPGDTVTVFSGFLASSAGSPLSFVSVVMATFLGNLLGALVMYFFGERILHFLKRSRFPFLSALYQEENLRKTLIWFRRHEIVVVLLSRFSAGIRFFVSIVAGMSKMNIIKFVSLYTIAISLWCGILLFGGSVLGTNWNQIVVMLSYYNQTIGFILICLFLYFLYQIKKKRNTKLT